Within Wyeomyia smithii strain HCP4-BCI-WySm-NY-G18 chromosome 2, ASM2978416v1, whole genome shotgun sequence, the genomic segment ACGAATGTAAGAGAGTTATGTCGAGGGTGTGTAATTATGAGTGTCTTTCATAGGTGCTGCAATTGTCGCGTAATTGTAATAATTATGCAATGATCATGAAACTTACACAGATTATATTTGCCTCCGATCAAGTTGGACTGCGAAATACTATGATTCATAGACATTTTAACGTGTAATTCATAATTTTCACAACGTTCTGTGTACACACTTTTAATTAACAATTTAGGGCCTACTCGCGCCGAGACCAGGTAGAATTAGGAATGATAATCGCAAAGCGGACGTTCGCGTGCCATCTAAAGCttgatttatattttttgatatATCTGATAGTAGTTAACTGGATACTATACCGTAAGTTGAATATGAGAAGCCACTGTtcacaacaaattaaaaatgcattggcCTGTTACTTTATTTGCACAAATTATTATTGCTGGCAAAAGAAAATCTTTTATATAGTATTGTCCTAATTTTCCAACAAATATAGATTTGAAACAAGAAACAGTATGTTTTAATATAACACTTGTTCACATAAACATTCTACGATGCTGCCCATGGAAGAGGAAAAGCAATGTCCGTGTTATTGTTCCGTTTTGTATAACCTTAATACTacaaaaataaacttcaccGTACTCCACAATAGTATACAAAAATATACAGTATAGATTCATCATAACGAAATAGGTTATAAATTCTCCTGTCTTGTGGTAACAAGAAATATCACTTGAGGATTTGGATAAGCTTAGAAGGTATATGTTCAGCGGAAAAAGAGAAAACATTGTTGCGTTTAGTCAACCTCCAGCTTGCGGAAACTTCCGATGATTCCAACATCCAGGTCCCTGCGACAGGTGTCCGCGTAGAAGCTGGAAGATTTCGTGATTTCAATTTGCATATCATCCATCGCAAGCAGCTGGGCGCGTTTCACTCTGCAGCGCTCCTTGAATTGTGCAATCATGTCAGCTATTGGTCCAGCGGTTCCTCCGTATTCTTCCGGCAGGATGCTCTTATCAACCTTCGCAGCAAAATCTTTGACTGAACGGAAAAGCTAAAAATCAAATCGAAATATATATCAAATATATGAGAAATCCGAAAACAGCGTTAGTGTAAAACTTACATTGACGCGTTTCTTCAGTTTTTCTGACAGCAGAGACACACAAAACTCCATTATCGTAATCGCCGAAGACGGTAAACCGATGAAGTTGAACGATCTGATTCTGGTTGGGATTCCGTTCTGCATGCATTCCGTTACTCGCTTGATGTCCACTAGAGACCACAGACTCAGCAATCTCATCGAGAGCTGACGGTCATCCAAACACTGGATGTATCCGCAGATTTGAGCCTCTTCGTCATCGGCTAGCACTTCCTGGACCAGAAAGTGTGCCTTGGCTAGCACCGTAGAATTAACTCGATTAAGGTCAAGATTTCCCGCCACCGAGAGTACCAGCTGGTGTCCGTTCGAGTCTCTCTGCGGCAATGGCAGAATATATCCGCCGTCTATGACGGCCTCCAGTTCCGCGTTATCAATATCGCAGTTTCGGAACCACTTCGGATAGGTCTGCCGGATCGAGAGGTACTTTTCTAGCATTTCACACGCTTGAACGACGGAAAATTTCTTGGTACGAAGAAAACGCAACAGGAAGACCGGATCCGTGCGGCACTTTTTGATGTGTGGGTTTTTGGCGATCCATTCACGCATCTGCGCCAACGATTGCTCCCGGATGGAGTCAGTTTCGCGGAGTTCGGCTTTGGCGATTTTGCGCAGTTTCTCGCTCAGTGTCCATCGGTACGGTTCATATACGGTCGGGTTCTTGCAATTGCTGTGGACAACAGTGTCCATGGTCGAAGTTAGGTTCTGAAATAGTAAAGAAACAGTTTCGTCAGGTGGGTAAATAGTATGGttgagataaaattaaacggcaCAGAATGGAACGATTTATGACTTGCTTTTAATGAGTGTTTAACTTGACCAAATTTGATCTGGGTAAATAAAGGCACCATTGGCTTCGTTTCGTAAGTTATGGAAAAATCTGTTATAGTTATGCAATGAAACCTCCATCTCATAGAGACACCGTAATcgaatgaaattttttgacaataaAATACCACCTAAATTCCTAACAAACAATCATTATTTTTCCAATTACCAACTGACGTAATCCGCATTTGCGGTAATAAATACAGTAGCTAccgaaaacataaaaatagacAAGCTTAGAACGCAACACACGTtgtgaaaaaaatggaaatcgaACATTGACGTAATGCAGATTGATTACCTTTAATGTCGCTATTTGTGCTGTAAATTGGAGCGACAGAAGCGCAAATTTAGCGGAGGTAACCTTCGCGAACCCCTAGATGGTGTGTTGAGGCTGATCTTCGGCGAAGGACGACGAGGCAATCAGCTTTATATGCTTGGACAATGGATATATGAGATGCTCTGTTTTTCGGGTTGGCTGTGAAGTGTGTGTACTTTGGGGTGCTGACAGTGATTTTCCTATATTATAGACCATCGCTACGAATCCTTTCAACCTCAATTTTTTGACAGTGGTAACGTTGCTTACGTTTCTTTTTGGTAAATTGACTTTAAAATCCTTAAGACCGATAAAAATGTCCAAAGAAGAACGATAATAATACAACATCGGAAGTGATTATatcgaattaaaaaaatagttataaatTATTTTCGCCAAATTCCATTATTAAGAAAATTAATAGATTATTAAGATattaaaataacagaagagtTGTATGCGAAACCACGACTGCAAGTCGACTTAGCACTACGTAATGTTGTTTGTGGCATTAcgtgtattgaatatttttgaaatttagtgcaaaagaggagttgaagaAGTGCTACCGACTTTCAATTTCCACACACATATAGATAAGGGTGGGGAAAAGAGTTCGATTTTCTAGAACCAATTTTTGTTGCTTCCTCTtgaggccccaaacaatcctaaacttaCTGGGAGTCGATTAGTTTTGTTcctgcttggcgcattgcatttcaaatttgtatggaaatttgtatgggaaaacctacttttttgcatttcccGGTAATGCTTtattaatgcactacattacgtTAAAGTATAGTACTTTAGAAtgctaacaactttgcagaagacactggagagctaggatgtccctaagaaaagctatactgccgtaatctcgcagactgacatatgcgacagcgagtaaaattttcagtacgaagctttttccaaaaacgtttgtataatgagtgttaggacgaatttcaacaatctgatctgtacataatgcattaatataatcacaaaacaCTGCTGAACATATGTTTTGTGGAGAACGGTTTATTGACTGAAGTTATGTTACCAACGtcattttgttgtagaaacagcgattttcatttcactgtttctacaaccgattgacgtacatccatcgtaGTATGCGACAAGTCGCTCAACATTTTATTCACAATCAGGCAAATAGTCGCGATTCGAGAATACTTTTTCGGAAAAGAATTTGGTTTAGAATATAATAGCATTCGTGGCGTCTGCCATTTTCCATCTGCACTTCTTCCGTACAAAAATCAAGTGCGCTTCAGTTGTCCATTTAGAGGGCTACAGTATGATCAAAGTTTTGTTGATAGTCAACTGCGTTCCGCGACGAATTTTATTCGAACagtgcgtcctccggagtccaaaaaaGGCACGCTTTTCCGCCATAGgacctcgacgaatttctctgctaatgtCGTTCTCGATAATCACCAGTTAGCCTAGGTGCACGCACTTGCCAACTACCTCAATTTCATCCCCGCTAAGCTAAATCCGTGGTCGGAGATTAACACGGTTTTCTCTGGGGTCAATTGTAGGCTTCTGTTtaaggaaatatccatattgaatgatattcgaaaattttgggatgttttccagagagcagaagtcgtcgttggatttcaaaaaggctTAATTTCTGGCCTCGGTACcattctgattccggaaatactcatattgggtggtatttgaccattttgGTCTGCTATAAAGAAACCAGAatttgccatcttagaattctcTTAATATTTTATGGGGGCAATTCTTGGCTCCTGGGCACCATTCGATCGTTTTAAGCTATTTTCCGGAAATATTGTTTCAAATGTGTGTTTTACTTCGACGGAACCCTTCTCTTGCAGAGATGAGAGAGGTGTcgtaccaccatagaaatatttcctgctccaaaagcatctacatgccaaatttggtttatttGCGAGTCGTTGAATGCAATAAGAGCATCACAAACGTAGTTGGGTTGGATTTACGTCACGTTGAGTAGA encodes:
- the LOC129722012 gene encoding clavesin-1-like; the protein is MDTVVHSNCKNPTVYEPYRWTLSEKLRKIAKAELRETDSIREQSLAQMREWIAKNPHIKKCRTDPVFLLRFLRTKKFSVVQACEMLEKYLSIRQTYPKWFRNCDIDNAELEAVIDGGYILPLPQRDSNGHQLVLSVAGNLDLNRVNSTVLAKAHFLVQEVLADDEEAQICGYIQCLDDRQLSMRLLSLWSLVDIKRVTECMQNGIPTRIRSFNFIGLPSSAITIMEFCVSLLSEKLKKRVNLFRSVKDFAAKVDKSILPEEYGGTAGPIADMIAQFKERCRVKRAQLLAMDDMQIEITKSSSFYADTCRRDLDVGIIGSFRKLEVD